The Candidatus Methylomirabilota bacterium genome includes the window GCGGCGCCCGAACCGCCACAAGCTCGATGGCCGCTTGCAATTTCTTCTGTCCCTGCCCGCCGAGCGGCTCAGCGAGCTGCGGGGGGCGGAAACCCGGCGGCTCCACGAGGTCGCGGCCGAACTCCGCGAGGCCCGAATGGCCGTCGAGAGGGAAGAGAGCGAAGCGGGAAAATCGCGGGCCCGCGAACGGCTCCAGGCTGCCGAAAGACGGCGCTTCGCTCCGCTCACGACCGGCTTCCATGTGCCTGACGGCTCCGCCGGCGTGCCGCCCGCTCGATTTTCCGAGCCGTTCGTGTCGGCATTCATTCTGAGCGATGCCGGCACCGCGGATCTCGAGGACATGGGGGTGCAGGTGCGCAGCCGGGTCGGCGACGTCTTCACGGCGTTCGTACCCGTATCGGCCATCGCCCGGCTGGAGGCGTCCGCGGTCATCCGCTATGTGGAGCTGGCTCGACCAGTCTTTCCCGCCCTGAACCAGGCCGTTCCCTACGCCCAGATCGATACCCTTCACAACGCCACCCCCGCCGTCACCGGGGCCGGCGTCGTGGTGGGTATCGTCGATCTGGAGATTCTTGACATTTACCATGACGACTTCCGGACAGCGACCGGCGCCACACGCGTGTTGTGGCTGTGGGACCAGAGGTTGGATGCGGCAGACAAGGACCTCGTTGAGGAAGCTCCGCCGGCGGTCACCGGTCTGTCGGCAAGCTACGGCGTCGAATACGACCAGACGACGATCGATACGGAGCTGAACCATCCGGCGGTGACGCCCGCCTACAGGATCGTCAGGCACGGCGGCGACGTGGCCTCCCACGGCACGTTCGTCGCCGGCATCGCTGCCGGAAACGGGCGGGCTCAGTCGGGGACTTTCGTGGGCGCGGCGCCCGAAGCCGACATCATCTACGTACGCCTGTTCGAACCAACCCGCACGGATATCTTCGCGGACAGCGCCTACGTCGCCGACGCCTTTCATTACATCTTCAGTCGGGCGGGCAGCCGGCCGTGCGTCGTCAACATGAGCGCCACGGACGATCTCGGGCCCCACGACGGCTCCGCCCTCGGCGAGCGGCACCTCGACGAGTTCCTGACGGTCCCGGGTCGCGCCATCACGGTGGCCGCGGGCAATTCGAACCTCAACGCGTCCCACGCCGCCGGGACGGTGGCGCCGGGGGGTGTTACGACTCTGACCCTCCACTACGTGGGGGGAGCCGTGAACGGTGACACCGCGGAAATCTGGTACGACGGCCACGATCAGTTCACGGTGACGGTGACGGCGCCGACCAGCCCTCCCGTGACCGTCTCATCCGTCGCGCCGAACACGACCGACAGCACGCCCTTGCCGGGCGGCGGTACGCTCCGGGTCAGTTCGACCCAGGATGATCCGCGCAACCATGACAACGTCATCACCATCATCATCGAGCCGGGACCGAACCAGCAGATCCCCCCGGGCGACTGGACGGTTCGGCTGACCGGTACGGTGGTGATCAACGGGACCTTCCACGCCTGGGTCGATCGCAACAATCGCGACCAGTCCTGGTGGGAGCTCCCGCACGTCCAGGAGAATCAGTGCACGCTCGGCACACCGGCCACGGCCCGGCGCGTCATCGCGGTCGGCAACCACGACACCTCCGGTCCGCCGCCCGCGCTCGATCAGCTCAGTGGCCGGGGCCCGAGCCGGGACGGCCGCGTCGAGCCCGAGATCGCGGCCGTGGGCAGCATGATGGCGCCCCGGTCCCGCAATCAGAACGCGCTCTTCGGCAGCCCGTACGACTGGGGGTCGGGCACCAGCCGGGCGGCGCCGCTCGTGGCCGGGGCGTGCGCGCTGCTTTTCCAGTGCCGCGGCGCCAGCGCCACCTGGGCCAACCTCAAGCAGATCCTGGAGAACACGGCCGGCCCGACGAGCACGGCCATCCCGCACGCCGGGTTCGGCTTCGGCACCCTGCGCGTGGCCAACGCCTGCGCGGTGGCGGCGCCGGCGACCGACGTCTGGCTGCGCGACGACCTCACCGACACCGGAATCGAGCCGTTCACCGGGCCGGTCGCGTGGCTCAGCCCGGACATCGAGATTCTCGACACCGCCGGTACCCCGGTGGCCAATCCGAGCTTCCATCCGACGAACCGCTTCAACAACCTCGTCCGGGTGACTGTTCGCAATCGCGGCACCCAGCCTGCCCGCAACACGGAGGTCTTTCTGTACTGGGCCGATCCCGCGACGAACATCCCGTATCCCTCGGCCTGGAGTGCCTCGGGTATCTACACCGGCGCGCCGAACTTCACGACGCAGGGAAATGTGGCGGTGATCCCGCTGCTGGCCCCGGGCGCGTCGACGCAGGTCCAGTTCGCCTGG containing:
- a CDS encoding S8 family serine peptidase yields the protein MPRKGTRRTGPSTERRPNRHKLDGRLQFLLSLPAERLSELRGAETRRLHEVAAELREARMAVEREESEAGKSRARERLQAAERRRFAPLTTGFHVPDGSAGVPPARFSEPFVSAFILSDAGTADLEDMGVQVRSRVGDVFTAFVPVSAIARLEASAVIRYVELARPVFPALNQAVPYAQIDTLHNATPAVTGAGVVVGIVDLEILDIYHDDFRTATGATRVLWLWDQRLDAADKDLVEEAPPAVTGLSASYGVEYDQTTIDTELNHPAVTPAYRIVRHGGDVASHGTFVAGIAAGNGRAQSGTFVGAAPEADIIYVRLFEPTRTDIFADSAYVADAFHYIFSRAGSRPCVVNMSATDDLGPHDGSALGERHLDEFLTVPGRAITVAAGNSNLNASHAAGTVAPGGVTTLTLHYVGGAVNGDTAEIWYDGHDQFTVTVTAPTSPPVTVSSVAPNTTDSTPLPGGGTLRVSSTQDDPRNHDNVITIIIEPGPNQQIPPGDWTVRLTGTVVINGTFHAWVDRNNRDQSWWELPHVQENQCTLGTPATARRVIAVGNHDTSGPPPALDQLSGRGPSRDGRVEPEIAAVGSMMAPRSRNQNALFGSPYDWGSGTSRAAPLVAGACALLFQCRGASATWANLKQILENTAGPTSTAIPHAGFGFGTLRVANACAVAAPATDVWLRDDLTDTGIEPFTGPVAWLSPDIEILDTAGTPVANPSFHPTNRFNNLVRVTVRNRGTQPARNTEVFLYWADPATNIPYPSAWSASGIYTGAPNFTTQGNVAVIPLLAPGASTQVQFAWAPPAPGSNLRQDNHFCLLVRVENEADPSGVGAGGWSPITARNNIALRNVLVQPVASGMAFYIVGSADHDSLIIRPQDAEIVLDIPIAALPWRDRRLLERHGPRPPYGLRAADPLRAVKTVLKGPDAEERIDVVGATALEVHDGIARIRAMPERALVLRSLRLIEGARMPARLHVQARTDAGPRFVHVAQYSGGQLLGGVSLQFGPTVEGRRA